A genomic stretch from Petrimonas mucosa includes:
- a CDS encoding BT0820 family HAD-type phosphatase yields the protein MIIAVDFDGTIVEHEYPAIGKPIPFAIETLLHLQKDGHRLILWTVRRGDLLKEAVEYCASQGLYFYAENENYRGETIEKQDFSRKLKADLFIDDRNLGGLPDWGVIYNVVQAMVDGHDNPLSLMINHSAMPQRKKKGWFRR from the coding sequence ATGATTATAGCCGTAGACTTCGATGGTACTATTGTGGAACATGAATACCCGGCCATTGGTAAGCCAATACCTTTTGCTATAGAGACCTTACTTCATCTTCAGAAAGATGGACACAGGCTGATATTGTGGACTGTACGCAGGGGCGATCTGCTAAAGGAGGCGGTTGAATACTGTGCATCTCAAGGATTATATTTCTATGCTGAGAACGAGAACTATCGGGGTGAGACTATCGAGAAGCAGGACTTCTCACGCAAGCTCAAGGCTGATCTTTTTATTGATGACCGAAACCTGGGAGGACTGCCCGACTGGGGAGTTATATATAATGTTGTACAGGCCATGGTTGATGGTCACGACAACCCACTTTCGCTTATGATCAATCATTCAGCCATGCCACAGAGAAAGAAAAAAGGTTGGTTCAGACGTTAG
- a CDS encoding GumC family protein, whose amino-acid sequence MTLDLYSVSEQNDLENSESISLLEIVLRFARYWKWFVLGIVLALAGVSLYLRYTTPVYNISSSIVLKEARDQRMEPSISGMDGIQLGGLGAVTNLENEIYILQSRSIIRNVINRLNLHTSYVVSGRIKSNDLYKRSPVIVSMDQGNLDKLTQNISFNMTTNESDGTITISGLENEKEVDTVFTTLPAIIDTPQGHISFTKRPDTELGHYEMNVVIMHPNEVIGHYRKRLSVQQASKQASVLNLSINTPYPEKGKDFLNMLVEVYNNETIEDNKMEAFNTQAFINERIAIIDRELSDAERSVEDYKQQEGLSDLQIDLQRNMQMGSQYEQQLVQVETQLNIVNSLSEYVRNPNNANKTIPANVGIEDPNLAATISEYNRLVLERERLSQSMTADNPAMIRLEEQIAGLRENINSSISSVQQGLNIQRRDARNQANIYGRRIGVMPTQEREFMELSREQQIKASLFLMLLQKREENALELAATANSAKVLDEALTEGQVSPRKMILLLAALMLGVLIPAGIIYLNELLQYKVRTRSDVDRLSKVPVLGEIPKHKEEKNVVVDEQGNDSIDEAFRMARTNLLLTLGTDNKVVTITSTVSGEGKTFVAINMALSTAFLNKKVLLIGLDLRIPRLREYLKLETKNGMTNYLSGFEKNIDNLIVQSRLHPNLFVITAGPVPPNPAELLSRPSLDKAIGSLREEFDYIFIDSSPSALVTDTLVMNRVTDATLYVCRMDFSSKGNIRFANNLMQQNKLNNMLLVINDVADFHRGYGYGYGYGFGYGYGDKKKSKRRKKS is encoded by the coding sequence TTGACCCTGGATTTGTATTCCGTATCGGAACAGAATGATTTAGAAAATAGCGAATCGATCTCCCTACTGGAGATAGTTTTGAGATTTGCACGCTACTGGAAATGGTTTGTGCTGGGTATCGTACTTGCGCTTGCCGGAGTATCTTTGTATCTGAGATATACTACTCCTGTATATAATATTTCGTCAAGTATAGTTCTAAAGGAGGCGAGGGATCAGCGTATGGAGCCATCGATAAGTGGGATGGATGGTATTCAGCTGGGTGGACTTGGTGCTGTAACTAATCTGGAGAATGAGATTTATATCCTGCAGAGCCGGTCGATCATAAGAAATGTAATTAATCGTCTTAATCTGCATACCTCTTATGTTGTGAGTGGAAGGATTAAGAGTAACGACCTGTATAAACGGAGTCCGGTGATTGTGAGTATGGATCAGGGGAACCTGGATAAACTGACTCAGAATATCTCTTTCAATATGACTACAAATGAGAGTGATGGTACGATTACTATCTCGGGTCTTGAGAATGAGAAAGAGGTTGATACTGTGTTTACTACGTTACCGGCTATAATTGATACTCCTCAGGGTCATATCAGCTTTACAAAAAGACCTGATACCGAACTGGGGCATTATGAGATGAATGTGGTTATAATGCATCCTAATGAGGTGATCGGCCATTATAGAAAAAGGTTGTCTGTTCAGCAGGCATCGAAACAGGCTTCTGTGCTGAATCTGTCTATTAACACTCCCTATCCTGAAAAAGGTAAGGATTTCCTTAATATGCTGGTGGAGGTGTATAACAACGAAACCATTGAGGATAACAAGATGGAGGCATTTAATACTCAGGCTTTTATAAATGAGCGTATTGCTATTATTGACAGAGAGCTGAGTGATGCTGAAAGGAGTGTGGAGGATTATAAACAGCAGGAGGGTTTGAGTGATTTGCAGATCGACCTTCAGCGTAATATGCAGATGGGTAGTCAGTATGAGCAGCAGCTTGTGCAGGTGGAGACTCAGCTGAATATTGTAAACTCGCTGAGTGAGTATGTGAGAAATCCTAATAATGCGAATAAGACTATTCCTGCTAATGTGGGTATTGAAGATCCTAATCTTGCTGCTACTATTAGTGAGTATAACAGACTGGTTCTGGAGCGTGAGCGTCTGTCGCAGAGCATGACGGCTGACAACCCTGCAATGATAAGGCTTGAGGAGCAGATTGCGGGGCTGAGGGAGAATATTAACTCTTCCATCAGCAGTGTGCAGCAGGGGTTGAATATTCAGCGCCGTGATGCACGTAACCAGGCTAATATATATGGTAGACGTATTGGTGTGATGCCAACTCAGGAGAGGGAGTTTATGGAGCTTTCACGTGAACAGCAGATCAAGGCAAGTCTGTTTTTGATGCTGTTGCAGAAGCGTGAGGAGAATGCTCTTGAACTGGCTGCTACGGCTAATAGTGCAAAAGTGCTGGATGAAGCTCTTACCGAAGGTCAGGTGTCTCCACGAAAGATGATTCTGCTGCTTGCTGCATTGATGCTTGGTGTGCTGATCCCTGCAGGTATTATCTATCTGAACGAGCTGCTGCAGTATAAGGTTCGTACAAGATCTGATGTGGACAGACTCAGCAAGGTTCCTGTACTTGGCGAAATACCTAAACATAAAGAGGAGAAGAATGTTGTGGTGGATGAGCAGGGGAATGACTCAATTGACGAAGCTTTCAGAATGGCTCGCACCAATTTGCTGCTAACTTTGGGAACTGACAACAAAGTGGTTACAATCACTTCTACAGTTTCCGGTGAGGGTAAAACATTTGTTGCTATAAATATGGCATTGAGTACAGCATTCCTGAATAAGAAGGTGCTGCTGATAGGTCTCGATTTGAGAATTCCACGATTAAGGGAGTATTTGAAGCTGGAGACTAAGAATGGTATGACAAACTATCTGTCGGGCTTTGAGAAGAATATCGATAATCTGATTGTTCAATCGAGACTGCATCCTAACCTGTTTGTTATTACTGCGGGACCTGTTCCGCCTAACCCTGCTGAGCTTCTTTCGCGTCCTTCTCTGGACAAAGCGATCGGCAGCTTAAGGGAGGAGTTTGATTATATATTTATCGACTCATCTCCTTCGGCTCTGGTGACTGATACTCTGGTGATGAACAGGGTGACTGATGCTACCCTATATGTATGCAGGATGGATTTCTCAAGCAAGGGAAATATCAGGTTTGCAAACAATCTGATGCAGCAGAACAAGCTAAACAATATGTTGCTGGTGATTAATGATGTGGCTGACTTCCACCGTGGGTATGGTTATGGCTACGGGTATGGATTTGGTTATGGTTACGGCGACAAGAAAAAGAGTAAAAGAAGAAAGAAAAGCTAA
- a CDS encoding ATP-binding protein, giving the protein MEGPKWCGKTTTAEQHARSTLYMDDSEIMEQNMRLAGISPKRLLTGNTPRLIDEWQIAPQLWDTIRFTVDHKDGFGQFILTGSAIPADRSKIHHSGTGRFSWLRMRPMSLFESGESTGEVSLENLFASPDQIEGENHLNIDDIAFLICRGGWPQAVKMRKEIAVSVAGNYYDAVVNNDISRVDGVSRSPERAKRVMHSYARAQGSQTSLNAIRRDILANDVDTFDADTLYAYIDALKKIFVIEDSPAWNPNLRSKSAIRTSDTRYFVDPSIATAALGAGPNDLINDLATMGLLFETLCMRDLRVYAEALGGEVYHYRDSSGLECDAVIHFRNGSYGLIEIKLGGDKLIGEGVDSLQKMAKVIDTTKMKSPSIKMVLTGTGKYAYKREDGIYIVPIGCLKN; this is encoded by the coding sequence ATTGAAGGTCCAAAATGGTGTGGTAAAACGACTACTGCCGAGCAACATGCCAGGAGTACCTTGTATATGGACGACTCTGAGATCATGGAGCAAAATATGCGATTGGCCGGTATCAGCCCCAAGCGTCTTTTAACGGGTAATACCCCCCGGTTGATTGATGAATGGCAAATTGCGCCGCAATTGTGGGATACGATACGTTTCACCGTTGATCATAAAGATGGTTTCGGTCAATTCATTCTCACCGGCTCTGCCATTCCTGCTGATCGTTCAAAAATACACCATAGCGGGACAGGGCGCTTCTCGTGGCTCAGAATGCGACCTATGTCGCTCTTTGAGTCCGGTGAATCGACAGGAGAGGTTAGTTTGGAAAATCTATTCGCCTCTCCTGACCAGATTGAGGGAGAGAACCATCTTAACATCGATGATATTGCATTCTTGATTTGTCGGGGAGGTTGGCCTCAAGCGGTGAAGATGCGAAAAGAGATTGCGGTTTCAGTTGCGGGTAACTATTATGATGCTGTCGTAAACAATGATATTTCAAGAGTTGACGGTGTAAGCCGAAGTCCCGAGCGCGCCAAAAGAGTAATGCACTCCTATGCACGCGCACAGGGTTCACAAACATCTTTGAACGCAATACGCAGGGATATACTGGCAAATGATGTGGATACCTTCGATGCCGACACATTGTATGCATATATCGATGCCCTGAAAAAAATCTTCGTCATTGAAGATTCTCCTGCCTGGAATCCCAATCTTCGTTCGAAGTCTGCCATCAGGACGTCGGACACCCGTTATTTCGTGGATCCGTCAATAGCTACAGCCGCTTTGGGAGCAGGTCCGAATGATTTAATCAACGACCTGGCAACCATGGGACTCCTGTTTGAAACTTTATGCATGCGAGATCTCAGGGTCTATGCGGAAGCGCTCGGCGGTGAGGTTTACCATTACCGGGACAGTAGTGGATTGGAATGCGATGCTGTGATCCATTTCCGCAATGGTTCGTACGGATTGATTGAAATAAAGCTGGGAGGAGACAAGTTGATAGGAGAGGGAGTTGACTCGCTTCAAAAGATGGCCAAGGTCATCGATACTACGAAAATGAAAAGCCCTTCAATCAAAATGGTGCTTACCGGAACCGGGAAATATGCATATAAGAGGGAGGATGGAATTTACATTGTTCCCATAGGTTGTTTGAAGAATTAA